The following are encoded together in the Vigna unguiculata cultivar IT97K-499-35 chromosome 2, ASM411807v1, whole genome shotgun sequence genome:
- the LOC114174143 gene encoding uncharacterized protein LOC114174143 has translation MCISMFYVILSSIYMSLNSYVCLIPKFNFSCIFLQTQTLFMEAQFDDDTFYAEIRRQILQLTSEDEDLSAEKQPFNEACVGGSTRPPPLAKYSCSWEAQSSSSSPLPVNFWKSGRGTGVFIPRVVTGKKYQRPGTMNGRKRIYKPVANKY, from the exons ATGTGTATTTCTATGTTTTATGTGATTCTTTCGTCTATATATATGAGCCTCAATTCCTACGTTTGTTTAATCCCCAAGTTCAATTTTTCATGTATATTCTTACAAACTCAAACCCTATTTATGGAGGCACAGTTTGATGATGATACTTTCTATGCTGAGATTAGGAGGCAGATTCTGCAATTGACATCAGAAGATGAAGATTTATCAGCTGAAAAACAACCTTTCAATGAAGCTTGTGTTGGTGGTTCAACAAGGCCACCACCACTTGCAAAATACTCTTGTTCATGGGAAGCACAAAGTTCGAGTTCATCTCCTTTGCCTGTGAATTTTTGGAAGAGTGGAAGAGGTACTGGGGTGTTCATTCCCCGAGTTGTGACTGGTAAAAAATATCAGAGACCAG GAACAATGAATGGCAGAAAGCGAATATATAAACCAGTGGCAAATAAGTATTGA
- the LOC114174184 gene encoding transcription factor TGA2.2-like, which translates to MKNMQGFKTAPPSSQLYCHSSFLLRGNDGNRNPTTGFCDLGDLHHSSAVFHQDGVDLGSSSMFSVKSSNVVGGSNMQYGTLSTNVGSSEIGSGGGGCMDTGLQLMYHKGVAMQTLPLGNGHVDNWADSGIADNSQQTDDTSTDIDTDDRIQCNRGKNGSRMVMQSKDQTKIKPEDQKTLRRLAQNREAAKKSRLRKKAYVQQLENSRVKLVQLEQELQRARQQGIFIATEGNQGHLAVGNGALAFDLEYAHWVEEHQRLLNDLRLAVNSQMSDDELHILVEGVRAHYNELFRLKRIGAKADIFHILSGMWKTPVETRFMWLGGFRSSELLKIIKNHLEPLTEQQLLGICNLQQSSLQSEDALDKGMEALHQYLVETLSSTSLGPNGNGNVADYMDQMALAMAKLGELEGLLQQADLLKQHYLQQLQRILTVRQTARALLVQNDFISRLRALSSLWLARPKE; encoded by the exons ATGAAAAATATGCAAGGCTTCAAGACAGCACCACCAAGTTCACAACTCTACTGCCACTCTTCCTTTTTGCTTCG GGGAAACGACGGCAACCGAAACCCCACCACCGGGTTCTGTGATCTTGGGGACCTTCACCATTCCTCTGCCGTTTTTCATCAAGATGGTGTTGATTTAGGCTCAA GTTCTATGTTTAGTGTGAAGTCAAGCAATGTTGTTGGTGGAAGTAACATGCAATATGGAACATTGAGCACG AATGTTGGGTCTTCGGAGATTGGTTCAGGTGGGGGAGGGTGCATGGATACAGGGCTGCAACTGATGTACCACAAAGGAGTGGCTATGCAAACTTTGCCTTTGGGGAATGGTCATGTTGACAATTGGGCTGATTCGGGCATAGCAGATAATAGCCAACAAACTGATGATACTTCCACAGATATTGATACTGATGATAGAATCCAA TGCAATAGAGGTAAGAATGGCTCACGTATGGTTATGCAGTCCAAGGATCAGACAAAGATCAAACCTGAAGATCAGAAG ACCCTTCGTAGACTAGCTCAGAATCGAGAGGCTGCAAAGAAGAGTCGGTTAAGGAAAAAG GCATATGTACAGCAATTGGAGAACAGCCGAGTCAAGCTTGTTCAATTAGAGCAAGAACTTCAACGAGCACGTCAGCAG GGTATATTTATTGCCACTGAAGGGAATCAGGGTCATTTGGCTGTTGGAAATG GTGCCTTAGCATTTGACTTGGAATATGCTCACTGGGTTGAAGAACACCAACGTTTGCTCAATGATCTAAGATTGGCTGTGAATTCTCAAATGAGTGATGATGAGTTACACATCCTTGTTGAAGGTGTGAGGGCACATTATAATGAGTTATTTAGGTTAAAGAGAATAGGAGCAAAGGCTGATATATTTCACATACTTAGTGGAATGTGGAAAACTCCAGTGGAAACACGTTTTATGTGGCTTGGTGGATTCCGTTCATCTGAACTGCTAAAG ATCATCAAGAACCACCTTGAGCCTTTGACAGAGCAGCAATTGTTGGGAATTTGTAATTTGCAACAATCTTCTCTTCAGTCTGAGGATGCTTTAGATAAAGGCATGGAAGCATTGCATCAATATCTTGTGGAAACACTTTCCTCCACCTCCCTTGGACCCAATGGTAATGGAAATGTTGCTGATTATATGGACCAAATGGCTCTTGCAATGGCCAAGCTTGGTGAACTAGAAGGTCTCCTTCAGCAG GCTGATCTCTTGAAgcaacattatcttcaacaatTGCAACGAATTTTGACGGTACGCCAAACTGCAAGAGCACTCCTTGTCCAAAATGATTTCATTTCAAGACTAAGAGCACTTAGTTCATTATGGTTGGCACGCCCTAAAGAATAA